In the Candidatus Cloacimonas acidaminovorans str. Evry genome, one interval contains:
- a CDS encoding fibronectin type III domain-containing protein, with translation MNPIPANLSTGVEITTTLKWTSGGGNPDDYLVSLYKTDPLTYIVNNQVTTSTTYNLPVHLEYSTTYYWRVIPRNSFGPAIACPTWSFTTIPDPSVMTYPWTENFDGSEFPPTDDWLRRGGDLVDPIQLGGNSLWEQENWLNISGTDKAAGINIWGNLNGWLITPQFLFNEDSDYLYFDLALLKYNQPPNGTPPDTTGIDDRFAVLISDGYTWSTANIMREWNNSGSPYVLNNISPWGERVCIPLNGFTGHNRIAFFAGTTISNADNDFMINNLYVGPLIPDTPEVQISQVGDDLCLLTWNESSGATGYDIYAADSPEGPWELIASTAETQFEFTAQAAKKFYRVKAIAR, from the coding sequence GTGAATCCTATTCCGGCAAATTTGTCTACGGGAGTGGAGATAACTACAACCCTGAAATGGACCAGCGGAGGAGGTAATCCGGACGATTATCTTGTTTCCTTGTATAAAACCGATCCGCTTACATACATTGTAAATAATCAGGTAACTACCTCCACTACCTATAATTTACCTGTGCATCTGGAATATAGTACAACTTACTACTGGAGAGTTATCCCCCGTAATAGTTTTGGACCCGCTATAGCTTGTCCTACCTGGAGTTTTACTACTATTCCAGACCCTTCAGTAATGACTTATCCCTGGACGGAGAATTTTGACGGGAGCGAATTTCCTCCAACTGATGATTGGTTACGCAGAGGAGGTGATCTTGTTGACCCTATTCAATTGGGAGGAAATTCTTTATGGGAACAGGAAAATTGGCTTAACATTTCCGGAACGGATAAAGCCGCCGGCATTAATATCTGGGGTAATTTAAACGGTTGGCTGATCACACCTCAATTTCTGTTTAATGAAGATAGTGATTATCTTTACTTTGATTTGGCATTGCTGAAATATAATCAACCCCCGAATGGAACTCCTCCGGATACAACCGGTATTGATGATCGTTTTGCCGTTTTAATTTCCGATGGCTACACCTGGAGCACAGCCAATATTATGCGCGAATGGAATAATAGCGGTTCTCCTTATGTGTTAAATAATATTAGCCCTTGGGGAGAAAGGGTCTGCATTCCCTTAAACGGTTTTACCGGACATAACAGAATTGCCTTTTTTGCCGGCACTACAATTTCTAATGCCGATAACGATTTTATGATCAATAACCTTTATGTGGGTCCTTTAATTCCCGATACACCAGAAGTGCAAATTAGCCAAGTTGGAGATGATCTTTGTCTTCTAACCTGGAATGAAAGTTCGGGAGCTACCGGTTATGATATCTATGCTGCTGATTCACCTGAAGGTCCTTGGGAGCTAATTGCTTCCACAGCAGAGACGCAATTTGAGTTTACAGCCCAAGCAGCTAAAAAATTCTATCGGGTGAAAGCAATCGCAAGATAG
- a CDS encoding ABC transporter ATP-binding protein, which produces MIVLKNVTCGYQDFPVLQDISLQIESGEFCALLGPNGAGKSTLLYTIMGYLKPSEGSVTIFGKEIASVKHSWLAKQLAFVPQETRSEFDHTVQETVLMGRYPYLGLLQSYSSEDFDTVDSVLEELKLLELKHRWLSEISGGEKQRVLIARALVQQTPFILLDESLSQLDINYQIEIMKLLKAIHSKENKTVLIVSHNLNLAANYAERLIFLKEGKILAAGKPELLMQKETLKELFTIELDIMQNPHSGRPNIIYP; this is translated from the coding sequence ATGATTGTTTTAAAGAATGTAACCTGCGGTTATCAGGATTTTCCTGTTTTGCAAGATATTTCCCTGCAAATTGAAAGCGGGGAATTTTGTGCTCTATTAGGTCCTAACGGAGCCGGAAAATCTACCTTGCTTTACACTATTATGGGTTATTTGAAACCGTCTGAAGGTTCTGTCACAATTTTCGGTAAGGAGATAGCAAGTGTAAAACACTCCTGGTTGGCAAAACAGCTGGCTTTTGTGCCTCAGGAAACCAGGTCTGAATTTGACCATACAGTTCAGGAAACGGTTTTAATGGGTCGTTATCCTTATCTGGGTTTATTGCAGTCCTATAGTTCCGAGGATTTTGATACCGTTGATTCTGTTTTGGAAGAGCTGAAACTATTGGAACTGAAACATCGCTGGCTTTCTGAAATCAGCGGAGGTGAAAAACAGAGGGTTTTAATTGCCAGAGCATTAGTTCAGCAGACACCGTTTATTTTGCTGGACGAAAGTTTGTCCCAATTGGATATTAATTATCAGATAGAAATAATGAAACTGCTAAAAGCCATTCACAGCAAAGAAAATAAGACGGTTTTAATCGTTTCGCATAACTTAAACTTAGCAGCCAACTATGCTGAAAGGTTAATTTTCCTGAAAGAGGGCAAAATTCTTGCTGCGGGTAAACCGGAGCTTTTAATGCAGAAAGAGACCCTGAAAGAGTTATTTACTATAGAATTGGATATAATGCAAAATCCGCATAGCGGACGCCCTAATATTATTTATCCTTGA
- a CDS encoding TonB-dependent receptor produces the protein MQFLRFFTVFFILLAFFAMLNGIKVTGIVTDEENKPVEAVRLISGKKTTLSKQNGNFTIEITDSLQVSRLGYKKQVLSIQEVIALPKTASGIQIRLQSEPVQLSTYRVFAYLSEENISPADVVTLPIDPDKHYSSASELISQTASFQNYGTQLKGEIAEINILGNISRHTLVLLDGIAMNTLGEPFDFSRLNLDNIESIEVVKNNASVYGGSSAIGGIIMITTKQGSALKKNLESKTEIGSYGYLLQQISLSGISSQNSYRLCLNAYNADNDFPIPKGDLIPEDSANKRKNNSKQQLSFSGAYSTHLSKLLMSISTDYLTFQRELPGPLNFADLYYKAFLEGSSLRPQIRFSANFGNFTWQSNNWLLKDETVYDNTQSLIEGFSQKYKQKNDNYGIKQSLSYNKNSLQASLSGEYVYNRYRYQDLINPFQGKIDYVRNQLAFSLKLNQQKEFAWLILNNGLVGRYDYIDGEDEFSGRLEFSLRNWGTKYLETGATIGNSFALPTPYDLYWKGDSQTLGNPNLKSEKATGYQIWLKGNIPQATLKATFHQNTIKNLIQWRQVQMYGPVWKPMNIGRAEIRNLELEGNYQPLEQLEFTASAVFTKAKDTTYYSFAEAPKLMYRPETLYSLAIDYQPGIFHFWTKYSYTGKQWITPDNLIDPISAYALVDCGISLHWQKGNWKFTPAFTVKNLTDENYMVHAYVPEPGRTFYATLQLNR, from the coding sequence ATGCAGTTTCTCCGTTTTTTTACCGTTTTCTTTATTCTGCTTGCCTTTTTTGCAATGCTAAATGGAATAAAAGTAACCGGAATTGTTACGGATGAAGAAAATAAACCCGTGGAAGCAGTTCGCCTGATTAGCGGAAAAAAAACCACTTTAAGTAAACAGAATGGCAATTTTACCATTGAAATTACCGACTCTTTACAAGTAAGTCGTTTGGGCTATAAAAAGCAGGTGCTCTCTATACAGGAAGTTATTGCTCTGCCTAAAACAGCTTCAGGCATACAGATTAGATTGCAAAGTGAACCGGTTCAGCTATCTACATACCGTGTTTTTGCCTATCTTAGTGAAGAAAATATTTCTCCTGCGGATGTTGTAACTTTGCCAATTGACCCCGATAAACATTATAGTAGTGCTTCAGAATTAATCTCGCAAACTGCCTCTTTTCAAAATTACGGCACTCAACTGAAGGGTGAAATAGCGGAAATAAACATTTTGGGAAATATCAGCCGACACACTTTAGTTTTGCTGGATGGAATTGCGATGAATACTTTAGGTGAGCCCTTTGATTTTTCCCGTTTGAATTTGGATAATATAGAAAGCATAGAAGTTGTAAAAAATAACGCCAGTGTTTATGGAGGCAGTTCTGCTATTGGTGGAATAATAATGATTACTACCAAACAGGGTTCCGCGCTGAAAAAGAACTTGGAAAGCAAAACGGAAATCGGTTCTTATGGCTATTTGCTGCAACAAATTTCCTTAAGCGGAATCAGCTCGCAAAATTCCTATCGTTTATGCCTAAATGCCTATAATGCAGATAACGATTTTCCTATTCCCAAAGGGGATTTGATTCCTGAGGATAGTGCAAACAAACGCAAAAACAACAGCAAACAGCAACTTTCTTTTTCGGGTGCGTATTCCACTCACCTGTCTAAATTGCTGATGAGTATTTCTACGGATTATTTAACCTTTCAGAGAGAACTTCCCGGTCCCCTTAATTTTGCCGATTTATATTATAAGGCATTTTTAGAGGGCTCATCCCTGCGTCCGCAAATTCGGTTTTCCGCTAATTTCGGTAATTTTACCTGGCAAAGCAATAATTGGCTGCTGAAGGACGAAACGGTTTATGATAATACACAGTCACTAATTGAGGGCTTTTCCCAAAAATACAAGCAAAAAAATGATAACTATGGAATAAAGCAATCTCTCAGCTATAATAAAAACTCTTTGCAGGCATCTTTATCCGGGGAATATGTGTATAACCGTTATCGCTATCAGGATTTAATTAACCCTTTCCAGGGAAAGATAGATTATGTTAGAAACCAGTTAGCTTTTAGCTTAAAACTAAATCAGCAAAAGGAATTTGCCTGGCTGATTTTGAATAACGGTTTGGTGGGTCGTTATGATTACATTGATGGTGAAGATGAATTTAGCGGTCGCCTGGAATTTTCCCTTCGCAATTGGGGAACAAAATATCTGGAAACGGGAGCTACAATAGGAAATTCTTTTGCTCTACCAACTCCTTATGACCTTTACTGGAAAGGGGATTCCCAAACCTTGGGGAATCCTAACCTCAAAAGTGAAAAAGCAACCGGCTATCAAATTTGGCTGAAAGGTAATATTCCCCAAGCAACTCTAAAGGCAACCTTTCATCAAAATACGATTAAAAACCTGATTCAATGGCGACAAGTGCAAATGTATGGTCCCGTCTGGAAACCGATGAATATTGGTAGAGCGGAAATTCGTAATTTAGAACTGGAGGGAAATTACCAACCGCTTGAACAATTGGAATTTACTGCTTCTGCGGTTTTTACGAAAGCCAAGGATACTACCTATTATAGTTTTGCAGAAGCACCCAAACTTATGTACCGTCCTGAAACCCTCTATTCTTTAGCAATTGATTATCAACCGGGGATTTTTCACTTTTGGACAAAATACAGCTACACAGGTAAACAATGGATTACCCCCGATAACTTAATAGACCCCATTTCTGCTTATGCTTTAGTAGATTGCGGGATAAGCTTGCACTGGCAAAAAGGCAACTGGAAATTTACGCCCGCTTTCACTGTCAAAAATCTTACCGACGAAAATTATATGGTGCACGCTTATGTCCCTGAACCGGGTAGAACTTTTTATGCCACTTTGCAACTGAACAGATAA
- a CDS encoding helix-turn-helix domain-containing protein, whose translation MNRIHVNDTMSADELKLRMCNSKDIQEHNRWQALYMAKAKGLSAQEIADIIGVSKYTVNKWVYNFNHMGEESIFSHSRGGNRTSFLSWQEEEELLSEIGKQAEKGLLVVVKTIKAEIEAKIGRTVSKDYPYDLLHRHGWRRVVPRPKHPKQNAETQEDFKKNSRNTWQPPR comes from the coding sequence ATGAATCGTATCCATGTTAACGACACAATGTCTGCTGATGAGTTAAAGTTAAGGATGTGCAACAGCAAAGATATTCAAGAGCACAATCGCTGGCAGGCATTATATATGGCAAAAGCGAAAGGATTATCGGCCCAGGAGATAGCTGATATTATTGGAGTATCTAAATACACAGTCAATAAGTGGGTGTATAACTTCAATCATATGGGAGAAGAGAGTATATTTAGCCATAGTAGAGGTGGTAATCGCACTTCATTTCTCAGTTGGCAAGAGGAAGAAGAGCTTCTATCCGAGATTGGTAAACAAGCTGAAAAGGGTCTGTTGGTAGTTGTCAAAACGATCAAAGCAGAAATAGAAGCCAAGATAGGGAGGACAGTCTCCAAGGATTATCCCTATGATTTGTTGCATCGTCATGGCTGGAGAAGAGTAGTTCCTCGACCTAAACATCCCAAGCAAAATGCTGAAACCCAGGAAGACTTTAAAAAAAACTCCCGGAATACCTGGCAGCCGCCTCGCTAA
- a CDS encoding IS630 family transposase — protein MAAASLSFQPDDTRPIQVFFQDEARFGRINTPVAYWSPKGQRPTVSKQIVRQYLYAYSAVNPVSGDIFSILAPNCDTDIMSLFIENFSNEYQDYRNIMIMDKAGWHTTSYLKSFDNVRYIFLPPYSPELNPTEHLWAKIRDLKFRNITFNSMNEVMNALIECFEYFDENKDMVSKLTYFKWLNLDV, from the coding sequence CTGGCAGCCGCCTCGCTAAGTTTTCAACCCGACGATACAAGACCCATTCAGGTATTTTTCCAAGACGAAGCTCGCTTCGGAAGAATCAATACTCCTGTCGCCTATTGGTCTCCTAAAGGTCAGAGACCTACAGTTTCGAAACAGATTGTAAGACAATATTTATATGCTTACTCAGCGGTGAATCCGGTAAGTGGTGACATCTTCTCTATCCTGGCTCCCAACTGCGATACCGATATTATGTCGTTATTCATTGAGAACTTCTCTAATGAGTACCAGGATTACCGAAACATTATGATTATGGATAAAGCTGGATGGCATACCACCAGCTACCTGAAAAGCTTCGATAATGTCCGATACATCTTCCTACCTCCATATAGTCCAGAATTGAATCCAACAGAACATCTGTGGGCAAAGATTAGAGACCTGAAGTTTAGAAACATAACCTTCAATTCAATGAATGAAGTTATGAATGCTCTGATTGAGTGCTTTGAATACTTTGATGAAAACAAGGATATGGTCTCAAAACTAACTTATTTCAAATGGCTTAATTTGGATGTATGA
- a CDS encoding helix-turn-helix domain-containing protein has protein sequence MNTYIKKNGCHLDRISGYATVMNTYMENKIIIGSQDVETYRLQMVQDALKYGIKPCARQYQTTVKTVRKWVKRYQQYKEDGLNDLSRKKTHCLIKIDKETELQIIKCRKAHPGWGARRIKEVLELNFSHVSIHRVIKDAGLILPKRKKYKKRKDMQEVRKQKKVFSRFQIDIKYLTDIPEFEIWRWEHHFPLYLISARDYKTGAIYLAYSYEKSSTATALFINYLLSSLQNYGINPQTIIIQTDNGKEFINPTDRKVTLFEKIVKEKYQETHFLIPYRRPTWNSDVESFHNIIEEEFFILRKTE, from the coding sequence ATGAATACCTATATTAAAAAAAATGGTTGCCATCTCGACAGGATATCGGGATATGCAACCGTTATGAATACCTATATGGAAAACAAAATAATTATTGGTAGTCAGGATGTCGAGACTTATCGTCTGCAGATGGTTCAAGATGCGCTAAAATATGGAATTAAACCCTGCGCTCGCCAGTATCAGACAACGGTTAAAACAGTGCGTAAATGGGTAAAGCGATACCAACAATATAAGGAGGATGGTTTGAATGATCTTTCCCGTAAAAAAACACACTGTCTAATCAAGATTGATAAAGAAACAGAACTGCAGATTATTAAATGTCGCAAAGCTCACCCAGGTTGGGGTGCGAGAAGAATCAAAGAAGTCCTGGAACTCAACTTCTCGCATGTCTCTATCCATAGAGTAATCAAAGATGCTGGTCTGATTTTGCCGAAAAGAAAAAAATATAAGAAACGCAAAGATATGCAGGAAGTCCGAAAACAAAAGAAAGTATTTAGCCGGTTCCAAATAGATATAAAATATCTAACCGATATTCCTGAATTCGAAATCTGGAGATGGGAACATCATTTCCCTCTATATCTTATCTCTGCCAGGGATTATAAAACCGGTGCTATCTATCTTGCTTATAGCTACGAAAAATCATCTACTGCTACAGCTCTGTTTATCAACTACTTGCTCTCTTCTCTTCAAAACTATGGCATAAATCCTCAAACTATTATTATCCAAACTGATAATGGAAAAGAATTCATTAATCCTACTGACCGAAAAGTAACTTTATTTGAAAAAATAGTAAAGGAAAAATATCAGGAAACTCATTTTCTTATCCCCTACCGAAGACCTACCTGGAATAGTGATGTGGAGTCCTTTCATAACATTATTGAAGAAGAATTCTTTATCTTAAGAAAAACCGAATAA
- a CDS encoding DUF6884 domain-containing protein, translating into MDVIGLVQCGAQKKATAAPAKDLYNSSLFKKSKSFVESKCDKWFILSAKYGLLLPEQVVEPYNETLKSYSVKERAIWAESVFEDISKHINSGDKIIFLAGNCYRQFLIPKLQAMGIQIEVPMKGLRIGEQLHYLDVQNQRNNYGK; encoded by the coding sequence ATGGATGTAATAGGTTTAGTTCAATGTGGAGCGCAAAAAAAGGCAACAGCTGCTCCTGCAAAAGATCTGTATAATTCAAGTTTATTTAAAAAATCTAAAAGTTTCGTTGAATCTAAGTGTGACAAATGGTTCATACTCTCTGCTAAATATGGATTATTGCTTCCGGAACAAGTTGTAGAACCATACAATGAAACTCTAAAATCATACAGCGTTAAAGAAAGAGCTATATGGGCAGAATCGGTATTTGAAGATATTTCTAAGCACATTAACTCGGGAGATAAAATAATCTTTTTGGCAGGAAACTGCTACAGGCAATTTCTTATTCCCAAATTACAGGCAATGGGTATTCAGATTGAAGTTCCAATGAAAGGTCTTAGAATTGGAGAACAACTACATTATTTGGATGTTCAGAATCAAAGAAATAACTATGGAAAATGA